In the genome of Pseudomonadota bacterium, one region contains:
- the cbiQ gene encoding cobalt ECF transporter T component CbiQ, producing MIQEPFATGNSPIHRLNPTLRVTTAAAYSFLVALAHGLPTLATALLLAIILVFFARLELKKVMQRLTIVLGFLLLIWAFLPWTYKGEIWFHLGPLAISRPGVMLCLEISLKSIAILLAMIALVSTMTTARIGHALNRLHLPGKLIYLILITYRYIFVIEQEYQRLMRAARIRNFCPGTNLHTYRTYAYLLGMLFVRSAERAKRVHEAMICRGFSGKFYSLQENPQGHQNYIFALLMSLSLLGLAVLEINFTVMLP from the coding sequence TGAACCCGACTTTACGCGTTACAACGGCTGCGGCCTATTCCTTTCTGGTCGCCCTTGCCCATGGCCTGCCAACTCTGGCAACTGCCCTGTTACTAGCTATAATTCTGGTATTTTTCGCCCGTTTAGAGCTTAAAAAAGTCATGCAGAGGCTCACTATTGTCTTAGGTTTCCTCCTGCTGATCTGGGCTTTCTTACCCTGGACGTATAAGGGAGAAATATGGTTCCACCTTGGCCCCCTGGCAATCAGCCGTCCCGGGGTCATGCTATGCCTGGAAATCAGTTTAAAATCCATCGCCATTCTTCTGGCCATGATCGCCCTGGTTTCCACCATGACCACCGCCAGGATTGGTCATGCCCTCAACCGTCTGCACCTGCCGGGGAAATTGATCTATCTGATTCTCATTACCTATCGCTATATTTTTGTCATTGAGCAGGAATACCAGCGCTTGATGCGGGCCGCCCGAATACGCAATTTTTGCCCGGGAACCAACCTGCACACCTACCGCACCTATGCCTACCTGCTGGGAATGCTGTTTGTCAGATCCGCCGAACGGGCTAAAAGGGTCCATGAAGCAATGATCTGCAGGGGGTTCAGCGGCAAATTTTATTCATTACAGGAAAACCCCCAAGGGCATCAGAATTACATTTTTGCCCTGCTGATGTCACTATCATTGCTTGGCCTGGCCGTCCTTGAGATCAACTTCACGGTCATGCTGCCTTAA
- a CDS encoding ABC transporter ATP-binding protein, with product MSDTPLLRLTNLTFNYPAREPVIKNLQLQFFQGDRIGLVAPNGSGKTTLFHLIMGLLKPTSGRIEFMGQQVVSDEDFAVVRQKIGLLFQDADDQLFSPTVIEDVAFGPLNLGYSREEAREISLKTLEFLGLSDFADRVTFKLSGGEKKLVSLATVLAMKPEILLLDEPTAGLDRKTKTKLMEILNSLKLSYIIISHEFDFLKETAHHIYTMEDGKIILDEELHIHHHEHAHRVGTLPHKHI from the coding sequence ATGTCTGATACCCCCCTGCTCAGGTTAACAAACCTGACATTCAACTACCCGGCGCGGGAACCGGTCATCAAAAACCTGCAGCTGCAATTTTTTCAGGGGGACCGCATCGGTCTGGTAGCCCCTAATGGCAGCGGAAAAACCACCCTTTTTCACCTGATTATGGGGTTGTTAAAACCAACTTCCGGTAGAATAGAATTTATGGGACAACAAGTGGTCAGTGATGAAGATTTTGCGGTTGTCAGGCAGAAAATCGGTCTGTTGTTTCAAGACGCCGACGATCAACTATTCAGCCCTACAGTGATTGAAGATGTAGCCTTCGGTCCTTTGAACCTTGGCTATTCACGGGAAGAAGCCAGGGAAATTTCCCTGAAAACCCTGGAATTTCTCGGCCTGAGCGACTTTGCCGACCGGGTTACTTTCAAATTATCGGGCGGGGAGAAAAAACTGGTTTCCCTGGCAACGGTACTGGCGATGAAACCTGAAATTTTGCTTCTTGATGAACCCACCGCCGGACTTGACCGTAAAACCAAGACCAAGCTGATGGAAATATTAAACAGCCTGAAACTTTCCTATATTATTATTTCCCATGAATTTGATTTTCTCAAGGAAACCGCTCACCACATCTATACCATGGAAGATGGGAAAATCATCCTGGATGAAGAGTTACATATTCATCATCATGAGCATGCCCACCGGGTTGGCACCCTGCCCCATAAGCATATTTAA
- a CDS encoding fumarylacetoacetate hydrolase family protein, producing the protein MKIAQFYDQEKYVRLGLVENNELRPLDFTGDMIDFICSGQRPLIDDRVLALDEIDLAPAVSRPSKIIAIGLNYQDHAEEGKAELPKTPLVFAKFPNSLAAHHQPICWDAAITKKVDFEAELAVVIGRRISCCSEAEAGEAIFGYTCANDVSARDLQFGDGQWVRGKSLDTFCPLGPWIVTADDIPEPQNLAISCRVNGVTMQSSNTSRMIFSVVFLVSFLSRHFTLFPGDVILTGTPSGVGVFRDPSIYLRDGDQVSITIENIGTLVNHCQVREAVRP; encoded by the coding sequence ATGAAAATAGCTCAATTTTATGACCAGGAAAAATATGTTCGTCTGGGACTGGTTGAGAACAACGAGCTGCGGCCGCTGGATTTTACCGGGGATATGATTGATTTTATCTGCAGCGGCCAGCGCCCGCTTATAGATGACCGGGTATTGGCGCTGGATGAAATTGACTTAGCTCCGGCGGTCAGCCGGCCGTCAAAAATTATCGCCATCGGCCTGAATTACCAGGATCATGCTGAAGAAGGCAAAGCGGAACTTCCAAAGACCCCGCTGGTTTTTGCCAAGTTCCCCAACAGTCTTGCTGCCCACCACCAGCCGATCTGCTGGGATGCCGCGATTACCAAAAAAGTGGATTTTGAGGCGGAACTGGCGGTTGTTATCGGCAGGCGGATATCCTGCTGTTCGGAAGCAGAAGCCGGTGAGGCGATTTTTGGCTATACCTGTGCCAACGACGTCAGCGCCCGGGATCTGCAATTCGGGGACGGACAATGGGTCCGGGGAAAATCTCTGGATACTTTTTGCCCTTTGGGTCCCTGGATTGTGACTGCCGATGATATTCCCGAGCCCCAGAATCTGGCCATCAGCTGCCGGGTGAATGGAGTGACCATGCAGAGTAGTAACACCAGCCGGATGATTTTCTCAGTTGTTTTTCTGGTCAGTTTTCTTTCCCGGCATTTCACCCTTTTTCCCGGCGATGTGATTCTGACCGGAACGCCATCGGGGGTCGGGGTTTTCCGGGATCCTTCAATCTACCTGCGGGATGGAGATCAGGTCAGCATCACGATCGAAAATATCGGTACTCTGGTTAATCATTGCCAGGTGAGGGAAGCTGTTAGGCCTTAA